In Caballeronia sp. SBC1, the DNA window ACCGGCGATTGAAGTCTTTGCCGACGGGTCGGGCGTGCAGGCGGTGGGCGTAGCGGACGCGCTGGTGCCTACGCAACCCGGCGGTGACGTCTGGTTGCATTTCGCGTCTATTCGGTCGACGCTGAGCCGCTATGTGTCGGCACGCGACATCTTGCAGGGAACAGTCGATCCGGAACGGTTCCGAAACAAACTGGTGCTGGTCGGACTGACCGGCACCGGCGTGACTGACATGCGCACGACCGCGTTGGGGGAACTTGTGCCGGGTATCGAGATTCAAGCGCAGGTGATCGAGACGATTTTCGAGGGACGGTTCTTGAGGCGACCTACGTGGCTTAAATGGGCGGAGAGTGGCTTTATCATAATATTTGGATTACTGATCATTTGGTATGTGCCGCGGACGCAATCGCGGTTTGCGATGTTTCTAAGGGCCGTCCCGAAGGGTTCCACTTTTCTGGGCGTTTCGCTACATCTGCTGAATCTTTTATGCTGCTTCCTGATTTTCATCCGTTTCGGATTACTGGTCGATGCGGCCTCGATTTTTATTATTCTGTCTGCGGTCATGGGATGTTTCTTTGCACCCGCGTTGCTTCATGTTGGGGAAAGAGGCAGGGCGGAAGCGGGGCAGGCTACGGGGCGTGAAGACGACGAGCGCACCGGCAACGCGCCAGGACCTTGAGGTAGGGGGGCGAATGGCCTGCAACTTGAAAGCTGCTTTAGATTAGCTGGCGAGACCGGTTTGCGACCATTCGTGCTGCTACGACGGGATCCGTTGATGCAGCCGTCGAAGGCTTCGTCAGCGAGGCACGACACGTGTTCGCGAATTCTCCGCAGATGGCTTCTGTATGAGCCGAGCATTCAGCAGATCAATGAAACTGCAATGGTGACGAGACGAGCCCCTCTCGTCCGTTTGTCATTTACTTGTAATGAGCGGGTAACGGACCTGTTCGGGCGCGCTTTTTAGACTGCTGTCACGACGTACCCCACGCTCGTTTGGTCACCGTCGCAGCCAGGACGAGAGAAGTTGGTCTGGTATATGGTCGCGGACGAGGACATCATTAACCCAGAGCTGGATCGCATTGAAACAGCATCATTAGCCGGGTACTGCATCCCACTGGATGCATCAGCGAGCGGGGGTAGTGAATTTTGGGGGCGAATTTAGCTACCATTGCGGATAAGAGTGCAGGAATTAAGCGATATGAGAATCCTGGTCATCGAAGACGAAACCAAGACGGGTGAGTACCTGCAGAACGGATTGACGGAAGCCGGCTACGTCGTGGACGTGGCCGCCAACGGCATCGACGGACTGCACCTCGCGCAGGAGATGCACTACGACCTTATCCTGCTCGACGTGATGATGCCGGAGATGGATGGCTGGACCGTCATGAAGAAGCTCGGTACGCGCACCAATACGCCGGTGCTGTTTCTGAGCGCGCGTGGCACGCTGGAGGACAGACTGAAGGGTCTCGATCTCGGCGCTGACGATTACCTCGTCAAGCCTTTCTCATTCGCCGAACTGCTGGCGCGCGTGCGCATCATATTGCGTCGCGGTCAGCCTCAGAGGCAGGAGGAACAGGTTTTCGAAGTTGGGGATCTTCGTGTCGACGTGCCGAAGCGGCGAGTTGAACGGGGCGGCGTGCGCCTTACGCTGACCAATAAGGAATTCAACCTGTTGCAGTTCTTCATTCAGCATCAGGGGCAGGTGCTGTCCCGTGCCCTGATCGCGTCTCGCGTTTGGGACATGAATTTCGACAGCGACAGTAACGTCGTCGATGTCGCGGTGCGCCGATTGCGGCAGAAGATTGACGACCCCTTCCCCGTCCGCCTGATCCACACGGTTCACGGCGTGGGGTACCGTTTCGAGCACGAAGCATGAAGCGCCTTTCGCTCACCACGCGCCTTGCATTGCTATACGCCATCATCGTTTTTGCTGCGATGGCGATGGTCGGCGCTTTCCTGTATCGAGGAATGGAGCAGCAATTGATCGTGCGCGACGACGCCGCGCTCGTGACCAGGGTCGACCAACTCCGCACGCTGCTGAAAGATGCCGACGTGCGCGAACTGATTCATGATAGGCCTCATCTCTTCGCCAACATGCTCGGCAATACAGAATCGCTGCTGATCGTGCGTTTCCCGGGTGAACCCCCGCTCATTACGGTAAATCCCGGCCACACGGCAGTCCCCGATACGACACCCGTGCCGGCGGATACCCCGCTCACGCTCGGCGCAGTCCACCATACGCGTGCGGCGGACGGGACGCCGTTCGTCTACGTCGCCGCTGCCGCGCACGACATAGCCGGACCGCACGACCTGCAGATTATCTCTGGCCGGCTGCTGACGGAGCGCACGCGGTTGTTGCAGGAATACAGGAACCGGATACTGTTATTGGCCTCGGCTGCAGCGGTTATTGTCGCGTTGCTCGCTTTCTGTCTCGCGCGTCGCAACATGCAACCATTGCGCCTTCTTGCTGCGCGAACCGGGGCAATCGGCATCAGCACCCTCTCGACCCGCATCGAGCAGCGCGCTACGCCGCCCGAACTCGATGCGCTGATCGGGGCGTTTAACGGCATGCTCGATCGTCTCGAGCGCGGCTTCACACAGCTGAAACAGGTGTCAGCGGACATGGCGCATGACCTGCGCACGCCAATCGGCAACCTGCTCGGGCAAACCGAAGTCGGATTGAGCCAGACGCGCGACATCGCCTATTATCAGCGGCTTCTCGGCTCGAATTACGAGGAACTGCAGCGACTGTCGAAAATGATCGACAACATGCTTTTTCTGGCGCGCGCTGAGCAGGCTGACAATGTCATCGAGCGCCAGGACTTGCTGCTCGCCGACGAATTCGAACGCATACAGGAGTATTTCGAAGGCCTCGCCGATGAGCGCAACGTCAGCCTTCAGTGGCGAGGCGAAGGCTACGTGTCGGCGGATCCGCTGCTGCTGCGCCGCGCGCTGGGAAATTTGCTGGCGAACGCCGTGCGATATGCAGAGCCGGGAACGCCGATTTCAACCGTGGCCGAACAGGACGCGGATCGAACGACGATTCATGTCGAAAACCGTGGGCCGACGATCGAACCGCATCATCTCGAGCGAATCTTCGATCGCTTCTATCGGGCGGATGCCTCACGGCATCGATCATCGGAGTCGAGTGGGCTCGGGCTATCGATCGTGCGTAGCATCATGTCGCTTCACGGCGGAACGTGGCACGCGTCAAGCAGCAACGGCGTGACACGCTTTACACTCGTGTTTCCGCGTCACGAGCCGGCTCGTACCGGTTCGCGCTCATCGAGCGTCAGCGCGTCCGCTGCGACGATGGAGTCCGACTCACACCCGTCGCACTCCGCTCAGAGTAACTCGCAATCCTGACGTAGAAAGACCCGTCGAAGCCTTGATCAACTCTCGGGACTTCGTTATCGATGGCAATCGCTTTCCACGTGAGCGGCAAAACGAGTCGTTTCTCCATGACAAGCAGCACACTCCTTTCATAAAGCGCGCTCCGGGTTGACCTCCCCGTCACCAAAGCGAAGAACGTTGCATCTCTCAGACCCGCTTGACTCTGGCAAGCCACGCGTAGACGCCTTCCCACGACCGGAAATCCGCAATGCTGCGAGATGGAATCGAAGGGTACGCGTCAGCCGTCATCTGGGACAGTGCACGTCCAGGACCGAGTTCAAGGAAGGCCGTGGCGCCAGCCTCAACGCACGCCTCCATGCATGCCGCCCAGTCCACTGGCTCGGCGATTTGTCGCGCGAGCTTGTCAAGTCCCTCGCTCTGATCAAGCACGACTGCCCCGTCAATTCCACTGAGGAGCCGCGTACCCGTCATTCCGCTAGAGAGGTTCACGCTACCAAGTTCGCGCCGGAACACAGGTACAGCCGCAGCAAGCCGGGGTGTATGCGACGCCACGCGTACCCGTATGGGCACGATTCGGGTCGCTCCGTGCTTTCGGGCGTCCTGGGCAACGGCATTCAAGGCGTCCTCCGTACCGGCCAGCACGCAGGCTTCGCCAGGATTGATGATCGCAACCGCCGCGTCACGTCCTGAGCAAAGCGCATCAAGCGTTCTCCGGTTAAGTCCTCTCACAAACAGCATCGCTTCCCGATTGACGCTTGCGGCGTCCATCGCGGCCGCGCGAGCGACAATCAGGTCGAGCGCATCAAACGCGCCGATTCTCCCCGCAACGTGCCATGCGGCAACCTCACCCACGCTGTAGCCAGCGACGCAGCGCCGACGTGGCAGTAAGGGGGCCAGTCGTTTGAATGCCGCGAGTACGTGCAGCGTGCAGAGCACTTGCGCGACGTGGTTCTGGTGTAGTGCGTCATCGCTAGCGCTGCGAACCCAGTCGCGCGGATCACTCTCGAACCAACGTGCTGCATACGAAAACAGCTGGGCAACATCTGGACCATCGCCTACGAGATCGAACATGCCAAGCCCCTGGTGGCCCTGCCCTGAGCAGAGGATTGCGATTGTCATGATTAGGTATCCCGATCGAAAGCGGCAACGAACAGGCTCATCGCAAGCAGGTCTGCGGCGCCGCCGGGGCTCAGCCGCCGTGAGACAAACTCACGATGCGCAGCCTCCGCGCGTGCGAGCCAGTCTGCTGAGCCGACGCCACCGCACGCAATGAAATCCCGCGCGGTCTGTTGCGCGAATGCGAGACCCGTTTCACCACCTCGATGCAGCAGGTTCGTATCGTCGAGAGCCGCAATCAGGGCGAAGCACGCATGCACGCGCGCAGCCGCCGCGTCACCAGGGCGCAGCACTTCAGCCTCGCGCAGTGACGGCACGCCGAACCGGTAGACGCTCGCGAAACCGTTCGCGGCTTCGTAGCGCGCGCCGCCGACGCCATAACGGCGTCCGACAACCTCACCGTGACTGCTCAATGGCCGTGGGCCGACGAGTATGTCGTCACCCCAATGCCGAGAGATGATTTCGCCGAGCGTTGGCATTCGGGCGGATTCCGCAAGCGTGCTGTCGGCAGAACGGCGGCCCGCCGCCGCGCACAGCAGACCGAGGCCGAAGATCGCACCGCGATGCGTGTTGACGCCGCCCGTCGCCGCGAACATCGCATGCTCCGCACGCACACCGATCCGGCGCAACACGGCCATGTCCGCCCGCGCCGCGCCCGCTCGCGCGAGTTCCGCGAAATACGGCCTGATCGCGGCCGCGCTACGCGCAAATGTGCAGGCGTCCATATCGTCATGGCTGCCCGAGTCGACCAGGCTGACGAGCCCCGGCTTTGGCCATGTCTCGAGCTCGAGCCGCAGGCAATGCTCCGCGTAAGAGGCCACTGCCTCAGCAATGGCAACCGATCCGTTGTCAACGGGACTGCACAATGTCGACATCTCATCCTTCCACAAATACGCGCACCGTCGCGAGCACAACATCCGCCGCTGTCTTCACGATCACATCACTCTCCGCGGCGTGCAGTTCCCGCCAGTTCGCGCCCGCGCCATCGGTTCGGATGACCTCGCCGTCGATCCTCATCGGCGCTAACGCGTCACACATGGCGACGTCCGCGAGCAGCGCTTCAAGCGCATCCAGTACATCCATTGCCCGGGGCAAATCAAACAACAGATCGAGATCCGAGCACTCGCTCAAATAAGACAGCCCGGTGAGCCCCTGCCATGCCAGACTACCGAACGCCCGACAATCAACCTGATGCCGGCGCGCGATCGAGACCAGCTCGTCGATCGTCGCGCGCCACGTGCAGGGCGCAACATCGCGAAGCATGGAGAGCTTTGGGGGCGGCTCGACCGAGATGATCGCGTCAGCCGGCACGACCATACTGATCCGGCGCTTGCCCGCTATCGGCGGCAGTGGCAATCCCAAGGGGACGTCGATCTCCTGTGCCTCGCATGGCCCCCGTCGACGGACGACCAGCGGCCAGCCGTGCGCCGCCCAGTTTCGAACGAGCGGATCGTTAGCCAGCGTTGGTTGCGACGCGATGCATGCGTTCCACGCGTCGCGCGAGATCCGCACGACGCTGTGCCGGACGAGCGCGGCGTCAGCCAGCCTATCGCGCGAGTTCATAGACCCGCCGCGCAATCTGGGCAGCCGCGGGACGGCCGCCATGTGACTCGCCGAGACGATCACGCGCGTCCAGGCGGTCGGGCGGCAAGTCGAACCAACGGGCAAGCTGCAAAGCGAGGGGTTGTGTTGGGTCCAGTACTGCATCGACAGCGCCCATCTTCACAAGATTTTCCAGGCCCGGCGCAAACACAGCGGTCGATTTCGCCATGTCTTCCAGCATGTCGATCGACAGCTTCGTCACGCGCGACATGGAAGGCAGGTCCATCACTTCGGGTTCCGCACCCGGCAGCGAGATGAGCACGCGCGTCGCGAGCGCGGTTGCAATAAAGGCTCCGGCCGCAGTGTGTCCATAGAGCAAACCGACCGTCTGGTGACCGCGCTGGCTCGCGAGCATCAGGCTCTTCGCGAGATGCGCAAGGCACTCGTTCAGGCCGAGCAATTCGTCGCGCTTACTCATGCGCTGGCTGCCGCTGTCGATCAATACGAGAATCGGCGTATTGGCGCCACCGCCAATTGTTTCAATCACGCGAGCGGACAACCACAGCGCTTCATCCACGCCGACGAACGCGCCGTGAGAAACGCCGATCACGTCGACGCGCCGGCCGTTGATGATCGCGGGTCCAGCAAAGAGGCCGTCGTCGCGTACTACAACGTCGTGTTCCAGTGAACCGAGAATTTCATCGAACGTCATTTCGCATCTCCTGCAGCCGGTCGGCGAGTTTTGTGAACGCGTCGCCGGAGATCTCGGGAATGGCATCCGCCTCGGCTTCTGTTGCTCCGAGCGCGCGCCAGATGTCTCGCGCATCGTCGCAGGCACCAAACGCAGCAATGCGATTGTCCAGCCGCGCCTGCTCGGCTTCGAGTACGTCCAGATCGAATGCATGGTGGCTCGCGAGCAATTCGAGGGTCACGCGACGGAACCCGGATAGCGTGTCGTCGATGAAACGCTCAGCACCGCCCGTCAACCGCCGATGTTTGCCCCCCATAGTCCGCCAGACGAGCCCGCGATCCTTTGAGTCGAACTCATCGACGCCGCGGTTTGTCTCGATGACTTCCGGACCAGAGACGCTGATGCGCCCTTGCTCGGAAACCGCGAGCGCCGTGCAGCACGCCGCCAACAGGCCACCGCCGCCGTAGCATCCGGCCCGGCCACCGATGAGGCCGATCACAGGCACACCGACTGCCCGTGCATCGACCAGCGCGCGCATGATCTCTGCAATCGCGAGCTCACCCGCATTGGCTTCCTGCAATCGCACACCGCCCGTATCGAACAAAATCAGCACGGGCACCGACCGCGCGTCACGTGCGGCGCGCAGCAGTCCAGTCAACTTCGCGCCGTGCACCTCGCCGAATGCGCCGCCCATGAAGCGTCCTTCCTGCGCAGCGACGAATACCGGGCTGCCATCAAGCATCGCTCGTCCGACGATCATTCCGTCGTCAAACTGACGTGGCAGATCGAACAAAGACAGATGCGGACTCATTTCCCGCTCAGCCGGACCCACGAACTCGACAAAGGTACCGACGTCGACGAGTCCGTCAATTCGCTGACGGGCGGAAGCTTCGTACCAGCTCGCACTCGTCATGGAGGGATCAAATGTTATGCTCATTATTCGCACTCCTCGATTACACGAACAGCCTGGGCGAGACGCAGCGACACCATATCGGGGCGCGCTCCACCGTCGTTGATCGATAGCCGCAGCCCGCCCGGTGAGCGACGTTCGACGAAATCCGCGACAACCGCCCGCCACACGTCGCCGAAACCGGCCGCGGCAGTCTGGACGTCAATTTCGCAAGCATTACCAGGCAGCACACGCTCGACCAGCACCTCAAGATTGCCGGACGCGACGACGCCGACGATAGCCGAGACTGCGTTCCCTTGCGCGCGTTCGCGCGCGGTATGACGATAACTTAGCCGTTCCATTTGATGCCTCCCGTTACCAATTGCGAAACCGCGATGGTGGCGCGTACAGGCCAGCCGACCAGCGCACGAGGTCCTTGACTGAGCGTGCAGCTAGCAGCCGCCGGTCGGCATCCAGCGGATTGATGCCGAGATCCTCCGGCCGACGAATGACACCTCGTTCGCGTAGCCGCTCGACTAGCCGGCGATCGCGGCCACGCCCGATTTCTGTATATCCGGCAACGCCACGAATCGCGTGTTCGCGTTCCTCGGAATTCCGGCACAGCAGCAGATTCGCGACGCCTTCCTCGGTGACGATATGCGTGACGTCGTCGCCATAGACCATCACTGGCGCAAGATCGAGCGACAGCTTGTCCGCCAGACGCAGCGCATCGAGCTTCTCTACGAACAGCGGCACGTTCTTGTCACCAAACGTCTCGCCGATCTGAACGACAAGCTTGCGGCCACGTCGCAAAGCGGCGGGCGTGTGCGGATCAGCTTCCTCTCCCGCCTTCAGCCACGGCTCGTTCGGGTGGCGCCGTCCCCGCGCGTCGCTGCCCATGTTTGGCGCGCCGCCAAAGCCAGCAATTCTCTCGGCTGTCACTGTCGATGAATGACCGGAGAGATCAATCTGCAACGTCGAACCAATGAACATGTCGCACGCGTACAGACCCGCCGTCTGGCAGAAAGCGCGGTTAGAACGTAGCGAACCGTCGGCCCCGGTAAAGAACACATCGGGGCGCGCGCGGATATAGTCGTCCATCCCGACTTCCGAGCCAAACGAGTGAATCTGCTCGACCCAGCCGGATTCAATAGCGGGAATCAGCGTCGGGTGCGGGTTCAACGCCCAGTGTGTGCAGATTATTCCCTTGAGCCCAAGGCGCTCTCCATAGGTCGGCAGCAGCAACTCGATCGCCGCGGTATTGAAGCCGATGCCGTGATTGAGGCGCTTGATCCCATACGGCTCGTAGATACCCTTGATGGCCAGCATCGCAGTCAGAATCTGCGTTTCCGTGATCGCCGCCGGGTCACGCGTGAACAGCGGCTCGACGAAGAACGGTCGTCCCGCCTCGACGACAAAATGCACCTGATCACCTGGAATGTCGACGCGCGGCACGCGATCGACGATCCGGTCAACCTGCGCGATGACGATACCGTCCTTGAAGGCGGTGGCCTCCACGACGGTTGGCGTGTCTTCAGTGTTCGGTCCGGTATACAGATTGCCGTCGGCATCCGCGCTGACGGCCGCGATTAACGCTACATGCGGTGTCAGGTCGATGAAGTAGCGGGCAAACAGTTCGAGGTACGTATGCACCGCACCAAGTTCGATGCGCCCGCCAAAGAGCAACTTCGCGATTCGCTGCGACTGCGGCCCCGAATACGCGAAGTCAAGCCGCTTCGCGATACCGCGCTCGAATACGTCCAGGTGTTCGGGCAACACGACTCCAGACTGCACCATATGCAGATCGTGGATCTTCGTGCTGTCGACTTCTGCCAGCGCCGTGGCGAGCAGATCCGCCTGTTTCTGGTTATCGCCCTCGAGGCACACACGATCCCCAGGGCGCAGCACAGCTTCAAGCAGCTTTGTTGCGTCTTCGCCCGCTACCCGTTTGCCCCGCGACACGCGCGCGCCAGCAGCAAGGCGGGCGTCGCGCGCATGTCGCGCCTGATTCCATTGAGCCATTGCGTATCTCCTGCGATACGTGAAGAGTTGAAACGACCCGTCACTTCCCCGCCTGCTGAGCCGCCTGCTCGATCAACGCTGCAACTTCCTGCGGATGAGTTTCGTACACCGAATGGCTCGCGCCAGCTATCTCCACCGTGTGGGCGTGTGCGCGCTTCGCGTACATGCGCTCGAGGTCCGGATTGATAATTTTGTCGTCCTTCGCGACCATGTACGACGTCGGCTTTGTTTTCCAGGCCGGATCCGGAATTTGTGCCGTGAACACGGCTGCAGCGGTCGGCATTTGCGCATGTGCTTCGAATTCAGCCTGCGCGATCGGCATGTCGGCCGCAAAATCACGCGGATAGTCGGCGGGATTCAGATAGAGGAAGTTGTCCGCCGTTTTCACGATGTCCTGGTGAGGCGTCGCGTTCGGATAGAGCTTCCCGTTCGAGACTTCGGTTTCGCCGACATCGAGTGCGTGCGCGGCAATGTAGACGAGCGACTTCACGTGCTCGTCGTTTCCCGCTTCCGTGATGATCGCGCCACCGTAGCTATGGCCGACAAGCACGCACGGACCGTCGAGGCTATCAATGACGCGCTTGGTAGCCGTCACATCGTCCTTGAAGGACGTGAGCGGTTCCTGCACGAGCGTCACCTTGTAGCCGTCCTTGGTGAGGATGTCATACACGGGACGCCATCCGGCGCCACCCACAAAGGCGCCGTGCACGAGGACGACGTTCTTGACGGGAGCGGCCTGCGCGGTTGTGACGGCGCCGGCAACCAGACAAAGCGCCGCTGCTGCATGCGCGGCGGCCGAACGAAAAGAAAAGAGGGACATGGCAACTCCTTGGAATAGTGTTAAGTGAATTGAGGTACAACACGGCCAGTCTAAAAAGCTGCCTCGAACGGGGCGATTGCTCGGGCATTACAAAAAAATGACGTACCCACCCAGCGCTCCGTGCGCCAGGATCATTCCCCGAATGCGTCCGCACGTCGCTTGTAGCGAGCACGCGCAGCGGCCAGGAACTGAAGCGGGTTCTCCTGTCTGGAGATTGCGCCGCGGCATCCATCTCTTGTCGGGCGGCATGGCAGAGCACGTCATTTTTTTGTAATAGCCAGGTCACGACCCAGTGGGAGTCCGCAATTCAGACTTCCATTACGCAGTGTCAGATTGCCTGCGACGCTCCGAACGTCGATCGATAGGCATTTGGCCGCAAACCAATCCGTCAGTCCTGCGTTCTTCGGGATGCGCTCCTTCGGTGGTTTGGAAAAGTTGCTTCTGCGCTCCCTTTTTATTTACATAGGAATACATATCATGTTGAAATCAATTCTCAGCGCCATCGTTGCTGCCGCTGCCATTTCTGCCCCGGTATTCAGCTTTGCTCAATCCAGCCAGCCGGTGACTCGTGCCGATGTCCGTGCTGATCTCGTGCGCGTCGAACGGGCCGAAATCAATCCGGGCTTGACGAGCGATGCAAACTACCCGGCGGACATCCAGGCTGCCGAAGCCAGGGTCACGGTAGAAGACCCAAAAAATACGACATACCAGGATGTCGGTGGTGCACCGCTGGAGGGCAGTTCGTCGGCCGGTTCGCGCCCGCATGTGCAAGAACAGTCCAGTTGCGTGGGCCCGGTCAGCTTCTGCACGTTGTACTTTGGCAGCTGAAGTCATTGCCGCCGCACAGTAGCTCACAGACTCTGTCGAACAGGAGTTGTGCTCATGACTGACGTACAGACGCAGGAGGAGTACAACCGGCCAACTGTGGTCATTCGGTTGGGAACACCAAGAGCCAGTTGGGTGAGCGTTCTGCGTCCGTTATCGGGTGTCGACTCCGATAACGGACGCCGTTTTATCGGCAGATTGAACCCGCGCAGATTCCCGAATGCCGCGATCCATCCGTGCGGAAGCTGCGCGGTGATAGTCGAGTGCGTGTCGGCGTGCAAGGCTTGCACGGCGCGCGACCGCCCCATCTTTATCTACACAGCGTGGGACCGGAGCTGCAGATTGTCCCGGCGCTGCGGCCCGCGAGGCCCGTAATCGAGTTCGGCCCCAAGGTTGCTGCTTCGGGTGATTGCGGCGGGCGCGTCGCACGGGTCCATGATCGACTCGACGAAAAGTAGCCTGTCGTTCGGCGCACCGAGCGCGTTTTGCAGATCCCCGCAGGTCCTGACCACAAACGATCGTGCGGAGGCGCCGGGATGGAGCACTTTCGGCAGCTCAGCATAGGCCCAGTTGGCGATGTCGTTGTATGGCTCGGTCTTGCCAATGTAGCCGCGCTCGATGGTATATCCGCCATTGTTGATCAGCAGGATCACCGGCTTGTGATCGTGCCGCAGGATGGTCGAGAGCTCCTGCGCCGTGACCTGGAAGGACCCATCGCCCACGAGCAGCACGTGACGACGATCTGGCGCGGCGGTCAGTGCACCAAGGAGGGCTCCAACCGAATAGCCGATGGATCCCCAGTTGATCGAGCCAATGAACGTGCAGTTCGGCGGAAGCTTCAGGCCGAGAATGGAAAATGACGTGCCATTGTCGACATACACGACGTCACCGGAGCGCAGGTAGGCCTGAATGGCCTGCCAGTAGGCAGCCTGAGTCAACGTAGCGGAGCCGTCGGCCTGCGCGCCAGGCGCGGTTGCGGCAACAGCCCGCGGAGCTCGGTTCGTGACCTGCGGGACCGCTTCGATGACGCCGCGGAGCACTTCCTTGAGCGTCACTGCCTGATAGTTGTCGTCGCCGACGTCCACTGCGT includes these proteins:
- the mdcG gene encoding malonate decarboxylase holo-[acyl-carrier-protein] synthase is translated as MNSRDRLADAALVRHSVVRISRDAWNACIASQPTLANDPLVRNWAAHGWPLVVRRRGPCEAQEIDVPLGLPLPPIAGKRRISMVVPADAIISVEPPPKLSMLRDVAPCTWRATIDELVSIARRHQVDCRAFGSLAWQGLTGLSYLSECSDLDLLFDLPRAMDVLDALEALLADVAMCDALAPMRIDGEVIRTDGAGANWRELHAAESDVIVKTAADVVLATVRVFVEG
- the mdcC gene encoding malonate decarboxylase acyl carrier protein, translating into MERLSYRHTARERAQGNAVSAIVGVVASGNLEVLVERVLPGNACEIDVQTAAAGFGDVWRAVVADFVERRSPGGLRLSINDGGARPDMVSLRLAQAVRVIEECE
- the mdcA gene encoding malonate decarboxylase subunit alpha, with translation MAQWNQARHARDARLAAGARVSRGKRVAGEDATKLLEAVLRPGDRVCLEGDNQKQADLLATALAEVDSTKIHDLHMVQSGVVLPEHLDVFERGIAKRLDFAYSGPQSQRIAKLLFGGRIELGAVHTYLELFARYFIDLTPHVALIAAVSADADGNLYTGPNTEDTPTVVEATAFKDGIVIAQVDRIVDRVPRVDIPGDQVHFVVEAGRPFFVEPLFTRDPAAITETQILTAMLAIKGIYEPYGIKRLNHGIGFNTAAIELLLPTYGERLGLKGIICTHWALNPHPTLIPAIESGWVEQIHSFGSEVGMDDYIRARPDVFFTGADGSLRSNRAFCQTAGLYACDMFIGSTLQIDLSGHSSTVTAERIAGFGGAPNMGSDARGRRHPNEPWLKAGEEADPHTPAALRRGRKLVVQIGETFGDKNVPLFVEKLDALRLADKLSLDLAPVMVYGDDVTHIVTEEGVANLLLCRNSEEREHAIRGVAGYTEIGRGRDRRLVERLRERGVIRRPEDLGINPLDADRRLLAARSVKDLVRWSAGLYAPPSRFRNW
- a CDS encoding biotin-independent malonate decarboxylase subunit beta, with product MSITFDPSMTSASWYEASARQRIDGLVDVGTFVEFVGPAEREMSPHLSLFDLPRQFDDGMIVGRAMLDGSPVFVAAQEGRFMGGAFGEVHGAKLTGLLRAARDARSVPVLILFDTGGVRLQEANAGELAIAEIMRALVDARAVGVPVIGLIGGRAGCYGGGGLLAACCTALAVSEQGRISVSGPEVIETNRGVDEFDSKDRGLVWRTMGGKHRRLTGGAERFIDDTLSGFRRVTLELLASHHAFDLDVLEAEQARLDNRIAAFGACDDARDIWRALGATEAEADAIPEISGDAFTKLADRLQEMRNDVR
- a CDS encoding heavy metal response regulator transcription factor, whose amino-acid sequence is MRILVIEDETKTGEYLQNGLTEAGYVVDVAANGIDGLHLAQEMHYDLILLDVMMPEMDGWTVMKKLGTRTNTPVLFLSARGTLEDRLKGLDLGADDYLVKPFSFAELLARVRIILRRGQPQRQEEQVFEVGDLRVDVPKRRVERGGVRLTLTNKEFNLLQFFIQHQGQVLSRALIASRVWDMNFDSDSNVVDVAVRRLRQKIDDPFPVRLIHTVHGVGYRFEHEA
- a CDS encoding heavy metal sensor histidine kinase encodes the protein MKRLSLTTRLALLYAIIVFAAMAMVGAFLYRGMEQQLIVRDDAALVTRVDQLRTLLKDADVRELIHDRPHLFANMLGNTESLLIVRFPGEPPLITVNPGHTAVPDTTPVPADTPLTLGAVHHTRAADGTPFVYVAAAAHDIAGPHDLQIISGRLLTERTRLLQEYRNRILLLASAAAVIVALLAFCLARRNMQPLRLLAARTGAIGISTLSTRIEQRATPPELDALIGAFNGMLDRLERGFTQLKQVSADMAHDLRTPIGNLLGQTEVGLSQTRDIAYYQRLLGSNYEELQRLSKMIDNMLFLARAEQADNVIERQDLLLADEFERIQEYFEGLADERNVSLQWRGEGYVSADPLLLRRALGNLLANAVRYAEPGTPISTVAEQDADRTTIHVENRGPTIEPHHLERIFDRFYRADASRHRSSESSGLGLSIVRSIMSLHGGTWHASSSNGVTRFTLVFPRHEPARTGSRSSSVSASAATMESDSHPSHSAQSNSQS
- the mdcB gene encoding triphosphoribosyl-dephospho-CoA synthase MdcB yields the protein MSTLCSPVDNGSVAIAEAVASYAEHCLRLELETWPKPGLVSLVDSGSHDDMDACTFARSAAAIRPYFAELARAGAARADMAVLRRIGVRAEHAMFAATGGVNTHRGAIFGLGLLCAAAGRRSADSTLAESARMPTLGEIISRHWGDDILVGPRPLSSHGEVVGRRYGVGGARYEAANGFASVYRFGVPSLREAEVLRPGDAAAARVHACFALIAALDDTNLLHRGGETGLAFAQQTARDFIACGGVGSADWLARAEAAHREFVSRRLSPGGAADLLAMSLFVAAFDRDT
- the mdcH gene encoding malonate decarboxylase subunit epsilon — protein: MTIAILCSGQGHQGLGMFDLVGDGPDVAQLFSYAARWFESDPRDWVRSASDDALHQNHVAQVLCTLHVLAAFKRLAPLLPRRRCVAGYSVGEVAAWHVAGRIGAFDALDLIVARAAAMDAASVNREAMLFVRGLNRRTLDALCSGRDAAVAIINPGEACVLAGTEDALNAVAQDARKHGATRIVPIRVRVASHTPRLAAAVPVFRRELGSVNLSSGMTGTRLLSGIDGAVVLDQSEGLDKLARQIAEPVDWAACMEACVEAGATAFLELGPGRALSQMTADAYPSIPSRSIADFRSWEGVYAWLARVKRV
- a CDS encoding biotin-independent malonate decarboxylase subunit gamma produces the protein MTFDEILGSLEHDVVVRDDGLFAGPAIINGRRVDVIGVSHGAFVGVDEALWLSARVIETIGGGANTPILVLIDSGSQRMSKRDELLGLNECLAHLAKSLMLASQRGHQTVGLLYGHTAAGAFIATALATRVLISLPGAEPEVMDLPSMSRVTKLSIDMLEDMAKSTAVFAPGLENLVKMGAVDAVLDPTQPLALQLARWFDLPPDRLDARDRLGESHGGRPAAAQIARRVYELAR